Proteins co-encoded in one Myotis daubentonii chromosome 8, mMyoDau2.1, whole genome shotgun sequence genomic window:
- the RNF138 gene encoding E3 ubiquitin-protein ligase RNF138 isoform X1, with protein sequence MAEDPSAAASYTEDDFYCPVCQEVLKTPVRTAACQHVFCRKCFLTAMRESGIHCPLCRGNVTRRERACPERALDLENIMRKLSGSCRCCAKQIKFYRMRHHYKSCKKYQDEYGVSAIIPNFQISQDSVGNSNRSETSTSDNIETYQENTSSGHPTFKCPLCQESNFTRQRLLDHCNSHHLFQIVPVTCPICVSLPWGDPSQITRNFVSHLNQRHQFDYGEFVDLQLDEETQYQTAVEESFQVNI encoded by the exons ATGGCCGAGGACCCCTCGGCGGCCGCCTCCTACACCGAGGACGACTTCTACTGCCCCGTCTGCCAGGAGGTGCTCAAGACGCCGGTGCGGACCGCGGCCTGTCAGCACGT TTTTTGTAGAAAATGTTTCCTGACTGCAATGCGAGAAAGTGGAATACATTGTCCGCTCTGTCGTGGAAATGTGACTAGAAGAGAAAGAGCATGTCCTGAACGGGCCTTAGACCTTGAAAATATCATGAGGAAGTTATCTGGTAGCTGCAGATGTTGTGCAAAACAG ATTAAATTCTATCGCATGAGACATCATTACAAATCTTGTAAGAAGTATCAAGATGAATATGGTGTTTCTGCTATCATTCCAAACTTTCAGATCTCTCAAGATTCAGTAGGGAACAG TAATAGGAGTGAAACATCTACATCTGATAACATAGAAACGTATCAAGAGAATACAAG tTCTGGGCATCCCACCTTTAAGTGTCCCTTGTGTCAAGAATCAAATTTTACCAGACAGCGTTTACTGGATCACTGTAACAGTCATCACCTATTTCAAATAGTTCCTGTG ACATGTCCTATTTGTGTGTCTCTTCCTTGGGGAGATCCTAGCCAGATTACTAGAAATTTCGTTAGTCATCTAAATCAAAGACATCAGTTTGATTATGGAGAATTTGTG gATCTTCAGCTAGATGAGGAAACCCAATATCAAACTGCTGTTGAAGAATCTTTTCAAGTAAACATCTGA
- the RNF138 gene encoding E3 ubiquitin-protein ligase RNF138 isoform X2: MAEDPSAAASYTEDDFYCPVCQEVLKTPVRTAACQHVFCRKCFLTAMRESGIHCPLCRGNVTRRERACPERALDLENIMRKLSGSCRCCAKQIKFYRMRHHYKSCKKYQDEYGVSAIIPNFQISQDSVGNSNRSETSTSDNIETYQENTSSGHPTFKCPLCQESNFTRQRLLDHCNSHHLFQIVPVDLQLDEETQYQTAVEESFQVNI; encoded by the exons ATGGCCGAGGACCCCTCGGCGGCCGCCTCCTACACCGAGGACGACTTCTACTGCCCCGTCTGCCAGGAGGTGCTCAAGACGCCGGTGCGGACCGCGGCCTGTCAGCACGT TTTTTGTAGAAAATGTTTCCTGACTGCAATGCGAGAAAGTGGAATACATTGTCCGCTCTGTCGTGGAAATGTGACTAGAAGAGAAAGAGCATGTCCTGAACGGGCCTTAGACCTTGAAAATATCATGAGGAAGTTATCTGGTAGCTGCAGATGTTGTGCAAAACAG ATTAAATTCTATCGCATGAGACATCATTACAAATCTTGTAAGAAGTATCAAGATGAATATGGTGTTTCTGCTATCATTCCAAACTTTCAGATCTCTCAAGATTCAGTAGGGAACAG TAATAGGAGTGAAACATCTACATCTGATAACATAGAAACGTATCAAGAGAATACAAG tTCTGGGCATCCCACCTTTAAGTGTCCCTTGTGTCAAGAATCAAATTTTACCAGACAGCGTTTACTGGATCACTGTAACAGTCATCACCTATTTCAAATAGTTCCTGTG gATCTTCAGCTAGATGAGGAAACCCAATATCAAACTGCTGTTGAAGAATCTTTTCAAGTAAACATCTGA
- the RNF138 gene encoding E3 ubiquitin-protein ligase RNF138 isoform X3 yields MRESGIHCPLCRGNVTRRERACPERALDLENIMRKLSGSCRCCAKQIKFYRMRHHYKSCKKYQDEYGVSAIIPNFQISQDSVGNSNRSETSTSDNIETYQENTSSGHPTFKCPLCQESNFTRQRLLDHCNSHHLFQIVPVTCPICVSLPWGDPSQITRNFVSHLNQRHQFDYGEFVDLQLDEETQYQTAVEESFQVNI; encoded by the exons ATGCGAGAAAGTGGAATACATTGTCCGCTCTGTCGTGGAAATGTGACTAGAAGAGAAAGAGCATGTCCTGAACGGGCCTTAGACCTTGAAAATATCATGAGGAAGTTATCTGGTAGCTGCAGATGTTGTGCAAAACAG ATTAAATTCTATCGCATGAGACATCATTACAAATCTTGTAAGAAGTATCAAGATGAATATGGTGTTTCTGCTATCATTCCAAACTTTCAGATCTCTCAAGATTCAGTAGGGAACAG TAATAGGAGTGAAACATCTACATCTGATAACATAGAAACGTATCAAGAGAATACAAG tTCTGGGCATCCCACCTTTAAGTGTCCCTTGTGTCAAGAATCAAATTTTACCAGACAGCGTTTACTGGATCACTGTAACAGTCATCACCTATTTCAAATAGTTCCTGTG ACATGTCCTATTTGTGTGTCTCTTCCTTGGGGAGATCCTAGCCAGATTACTAGAAATTTCGTTAGTCATCTAAATCAAAGACATCAGTTTGATTATGGAGAATTTGTG gATCTTCAGCTAGATGAGGAAACCCAATATCAAACTGCTGTTGAAGAATCTTTTCAAGTAAACATCTGA